One window of Fusobacterium polymorphum genomic DNA carries:
- a CDS encoding PASTA domain-containing protein, which produces MKKFRKENEVDDLDFDNLEFEEEAIEIEEKKDDKKKLGKVILNIVLILAIIKLGSNVFQRYYFNEFYYKAPNLLGLNIDEAKKTISHSALNIREMGEVYSDLPYGTVALQEPAEGTIVKRSRNMKVWVSKESPSVFLDDLVGMNYIEASSLLNKNGMKVGEVKRIKSDLPINQIIATSPKSGEPISRGQKFDFLISNGLE; this is translated from the coding sequence ATGAAAAAATTTAGAAAAGAAAATGAAGTAGATGATTTAGATTTTGATAACTTAGAATTTGAAGAAGAAGCAATAGAAATAGAAGAAAAAAAAGATGATAAGAAAAAGTTAGGAAAAGTAATTTTAAATATAGTTTTAATACTAGCAATAATAAAATTAGGTTCTAATGTCTTTCAAAGATATTATTTTAATGAATTTTATTATAAAGCACCAAATCTATTAGGACTTAATATAGATGAAGCTAAGAAAACTATATCTCATTCAGCTCTAAACATTAGAGAAATGGGAGAAGTGTATTCTGACTTACCTTATGGAACAGTTGCTTTACAAGAACCAGCAGAAGGTACTATTGTAAAAAGATCAAGAAATATGAAAGTGTGGGTAAGTAAAGAGTCACCATCAGTATTCTTAGATGACTTAGTTGGAATGAACTATATAGAAGCAAGTTCTTTACTTAATAAAAATGGTATGAAAGTTGGAGAAGTTAAAAGAATAAAATCAGATTTACCTATTAATCAAATTATTGCAACTTCACCAAAGAGTGGAGAACCTATATCAAGAGGACAAAAATTTGATTTCTTAATAAGCAATGGACTGGAATAA
- a CDS encoding DUF4304 domain-containing protein, whose protein sequence is MKPRELCESAWKEIANNFLDFKATKKGQNLKKISKNKDIIFEISFQSNKYNYSSSVRFSVHFLIQSKLMKKANINNGLVYGGELESLIDRGRIFRWFELAGASYQSSVNEIIELLQKYIIPICNDFEDTEANIEKILNKKAKSSSLFYYIYFFAGKEKAEQYFNKFINEDKLKSKYKGLYHSLEKLPKESIDVNISEFLGADIVKFAYLNGIKMD, encoded by the coding sequence ATGAAACCTAGAGAACTATGTGAAAGTGCATGGAAAGAAATTGCAAATAATTTTCTTGACTTTAAAGCCACAAAAAAAGGTCAAAACTTAAAAAAAATTTCTAAGAATAAAGATATTATTTTTGAAATTAGTTTTCAATCTAATAAATACAATTATTCTTCTAGTGTTAGATTTAGTGTACACTTTTTAATACAATCTAAATTGATGAAAAAAGCAAATATTAATAATGGATTAGTTTATGGTGGTGAATTAGAAAGTCTTATTGATAGGGGAAGAATTTTCCGTTGGTTTGAACTTGCTGGTGCTAGTTATCAATCTTCAGTAAATGAAATTATAGAATTGCTTCAAAAATATATTATTCCTATTTGTAATGACTTTGAGGATACTGAAGCAAATATAGAAAAAATACTAAATAAAAAAGCTAAAAGTTCAAGTTTATTTTACTATATTTATTTCTTTGCTGGGAAAGAGAAAGCAGAACAATATTTTAATAAATTTATTAATGAAGATAAACTAAAAAGTAAATACAAAGGATTATACCATTCTTTGGAAAAATTACCTAAAGAATCTATAGATGTTAATATAAGTGAATTTTTAGGTGCAGATATAGTTAAATTTGCATATTTAAATGGAATAAAAATGGACTAA
- a CDS encoding tetratricopeptide repeat protein, whose translation MKIRIKEYWNKLKAEYENKYKEKIFKNYEQTVPVFEEFRDFLNELLNKYPTNVDIICILASVKLELGYQETAIKLLEDFTLKYKDVISNIDKARIYTNLGFYYEADKKQDEYLLEAEKLNSPFVETYKGLALTYFSNYEYNKATEDLYKSLKYFEKALKITNDYEIYFGYAVCLFETKQYQKAKEIFEELLLEYPNRMRLLLSISYCEAYLGNKEKAIHYLKQVKVDQDKNYYLATDDIHDFQIFEVYYFLEEYDLFLEECEKVIESFYFADWDHYFYTLWLKNESEKFNKYIDKYKNEMLEAIKEAKIDDDFSDEERQDYIKSYKEDLEKLITMSNKIQNGNYKPKIELKLYPEYECFLIDCIRHNF comes from the coding sequence ATGAAAATAAGAATCAAAGAATATTGGAACAAACTAAAAGCTGAATACGAAAATAAATATAAAGAAAAGATTTTTAAAAATTATGAACAAACAGTACCTGTTTTTGAAGAATTTAGAGATTTTTTAAATGAACTTCTAAATAAATATCCAACTAATGTAGATATTATTTGTATTCTAGCTTCTGTGAAACTAGAATTAGGATATCAGGAAACTGCAATTAAATTATTAGAAGATTTTACTTTAAAATATAAAGATGTAATTAGTAATATTGATAAAGCCAGAATTTATACTAATCTTGGTTTCTATTATGAAGCTGATAAAAAACAAGATGAATATTTATTAGAAGCTGAAAAGCTTAACTCACCTTTTGTAGAAACATATAAAGGCTTAGCACTAACTTATTTTTCAAATTATGAATATAATAAAGCAACAGAAGATTTATACAAAAGTCTAAAATACTTTGAAAAAGCATTAAAAATAACTAATGATTATGAAATATATTTTGGGTATGCAGTATGTTTATTTGAAACAAAACAGTATCAAAAAGCAAAAGAGATTTTTGAAGAGTTATTGCTTGAATATCCAAATAGAATGAGGTTATTATTGAGTATTTCTTATTGTGAAGCATATCTAGGTAATAAAGAAAAAGCAATACATTATCTAAAACAGGTTAAAGTAGATCAAGATAAAAATTATTATCTAGCTACTGATGATATTCATGATTTTCAGATATTTGAAGTTTATTACTTTTTAGAAGAATATGATCTATTTTTAGAGGAATGTGAGAAAGTGATTGAAAGTTTTTATTTTGCAGATTGGGATCATTATTTCTATACTCTTTGGTTGAAAAATGAGAGTGAGAAGTTTAATAAATATATAGATAAATATAAAAATGAAATGCTTGAAGCTATTAAGGAAGCAAAAATAGATGATGATTTTTCTGATGAAGAAAGACAAGATTATATTAAAAGCTACAAAGAAGATTTAGAAAAATTAATAACAATGTCTAATAAAATTCAAAATGGAAATTATAAACCTAAGATAGAACTCAAATTATATCCTGAATATGAGTGTTTCTTAATTGACTGTATTAGACATAATTTTTAA
- a CDS encoding co-chaperone GroES, which produces MNIKPIGERVLLKPIKKEEKTKSGILLSSKSSNTDTKNEAEVVALGKGEKLEGIKVGDKVIFNKFSGNEIEDGDIKYLIVNADDILAVIE; this is translated from the coding sequence ATGAATATTAAACCTATTGGAGAAAGAGTTTTATTAAAACCAATAAAAAAAGAAGAAAAAACTAAGAGTGGTATATTACTTAGTTCAAAATCATCTAATACAGATACAAAAAATGAAGCAGAGGTTGTTGCTTTGGGAAAAGGAGAAAAATTAGAAGGAATAAAGGTTGGAGATAAAGTTATTTTCAATAAATTTTCTGGAAATGAAATAGAAGATGGAGATATAAAATATTTAATAGTTAATGCTGATGATATTTTGGCAGTTATTGAATAA
- the groL gene encoding chaperonin GroEL (60 kDa chaperone family; promotes refolding of misfolded polypeptides especially under stressful conditions; forms two stacked rings of heptamers to form a barrel-shaped 14mer; ends can be capped by GroES; misfolded proteins enter the barrel where they are refolded when GroES binds): MAKIINFNDEARKKLEIGVNTLADAVKVTLGPRGRNVVLEKSYGAPLITNDGVTIAKEIELEDPFENMGAALVKEVAIKSNDVAGDGTTTATILAQAIVKEGLKMLSAGANPIFLKKGIELAAKEAIDVLKDKAKKIESNEEISQVASISAGDEEIGKLIAQAMAKVGETGVITVEEAKSLETTLETVEGMQFDKGYVSPYMVTDSERMTAELDNPLILLTDKKISSMKELLPLLEQTVQMSKPVLIVADDIEGEALTTLVINKLRGTLNVVAVKAPAFGDRRKAILEDIAILTGGEVISEEKGMKLEEATIQQLGKAKTVKVTKDLTVIVDGGGEQKDISARVNSIKAQIEETTSDYDKEKLQERLAKLSGGVAVIKVGAATEVEMKDKKLRIEDALNATRAAVEEGIVAGGGTILLDIIESMKDFNETGEIAMGIEIVKRALEAPIKQIAENCGLNGGVVLEKVRMSPKGFGFDAKNEKYVNMIECGIIDPAKVTRAAIQNSTSVASLLLTTEVVIANKKEEEKAPMGAGGMMPGMM; the protein is encoded by the coding sequence ATGGCAAAAATTATAAATTTTAATGATGAAGCTAGAAAAAAATTAGAAATTGGGGTTAATACACTTGCAGATGCTGTAAAAGTTACATTAGGTCCAAGAGGAAGAAATGTAGTTCTTGAAAAATCATATGGTGCTCCTTTAATTACTAATGATGGTGTTACAATAGCAAAAGAAATTGAATTAGAAGATCCTTTTGAAAATATGGGTGCAGCTCTTGTTAAAGAAGTTGCTATAAAATCAAATGATGTTGCAGGAGATGGGACAACAACTGCTACAATCCTAGCACAGGCTATTGTTAAAGAAGGATTAAAAATGTTAAGTGCTGGTGCAAATCCTATTTTCTTAAAGAAAGGAATTGAACTTGCTGCAAAAGAAGCTATTGATGTTTTAAAAGATAAGGCTAAAAAAATTGAATCTAATGAAGAAATTTCACAAGTTGCATCAATTTCAGCTGGTGATGAAGAAATAGGTAAATTGATTGCTCAAGCTATGGCAAAAGTTGGTGAAACAGGTGTAATAACTGTTGAAGAAGCAAAGTCTTTGGAAACAACTTTAGAAACTGTTGAAGGAATGCAATTTGATAAAGGTTATGTTTCTCCATATATGGTTACAGATTCTGAAAGAATGACAGCAGAACTTGATAATCCCTTAATCTTATTAACAGATAAAAAGATTTCTTCAATGAAAGAATTGTTACCTTTACTTGAACAAACAGTACAAATGTCTAAACCTGTTTTAATTGTTGCTGATGATATTGAAGGAGAAGCTCTAACTACTCTTGTTATAAATAAATTAAGAGGAACTTTAAATGTTGTTGCTGTTAAAGCTCCTGCATTTGGAGATAGAAGAAAAGCTATACTTGAAGATATTGCTATTTTAACTGGTGGAGAAGTGATTTCAGAAGAAAAGGGAATGAAATTAGAAGAAGCTACTATTCAACAATTAGGAAAAGCTAAGACTGTTAAAGTTACAAAAGATTTAACTGTAATTGTTGATGGTGGTGGAGAACAAAAAGATATTTCTGCAAGAGTTAATTCAATAAAAGCTCAAATAGAAGAAACTACTTCTGATTATGATAAAGAAAAACTACAAGAAAGACTTGCAAAATTATCTGGTGGAGTTGCTGTAATAAAAGTTGGAGCTGCCACAGAAGTTGAAATGAAGGATAAAAAATTAAGAATAGAAGACGCTTTAAATGCAACAAGAGCTGCTGTTGAAGAAGGAATAGTTGCAGGTGGAGGAACTATCTTACTTGATATTATTGAATCAATGAAAGATTTTAATGAAACTGGTGAAATAGCTATGGGTATTGAAATAGTTAAAAGAGCTTTAGAAGCACCTATCAAACAAATAGCTGAAAACTGTGGATTAAATGGTGGAGTAGTTTTAGAAAAAGTAAGAATGTCTCCAAAAGGTTTTGGATTTGATGCTAAAAATGAAAAATATGTTAATATGATAGAATGTGGAATTATTGACCCAGCAAAAGTTACAAGAGCTGCTATACAAAATTCTACTTCTGTTGCATCTTTACTTCTAACAACAGAAGTTGTTATTGCAAATAAAAAGGAAGAAGAAAAAGCTCCAATGGGTGCTGGTGGAATGATGCCAGGAATGATGTAA
- the trpX gene encoding tryptophan ABC transporter substrate-binding protein — protein sequence MKKSVLFFVFLLIVLLGGYYYMNSKKENTNQEVSQTDVQTTDEKVVNIGVLQLLSHPALDSIYKGMVEELARQGYEDGKNIKIDLQNAQGEQSNLALMSEKLVSEKNDILVGITTPATLSLANATKETPIIMAGITYPVEAGLIASEDKPGNNITGVSDRTPIKQQLELMKEILPNLKKVGLLYTSSEDNSIKQIEEAKKYAAELGIEVKLASIANTNDIQQVTESLASEVDAIFVPIDNTIASAMATVVKVTDKFKIGVFPSADTMVADGGVLGLGVDQYQIGVETAKVIVEVLNGKKPADTPIVLANEGVIYLNEEKAKELGIEIPENIKAKAQIVK from the coding sequence ATGAAAAAATCTGTTTTATTTTTTGTATTTTTGTTAATTGTGTTATTAGGTGGATATTACTATATGAATAGTAAGAAAGAAAATACTAATCAAGAAGTTAGTCAAACTGATGTTCAAACTACTGATGAAAAAGTAGTTAATATTGGTGTTTTACAATTGCTTAGCCATCCTGCATTAGATAGCATCTATAAAGGAATGGTTGAAGAACTTGCTAGACAAGGTTATGAAGATGGAAAAAATATTAAAATTGATTTACAAAATGCTCAAGGAGAACAAAGTAATCTAGCACTTATGAGTGAAAAATTAGTCAGTGAAAAAAATGATATTCTTGTTGGAATTACTACACCTGCCACTCTAAGTTTAGCTAATGCTACAAAAGAAACTCCAATTATTATGGCAGGAATAACTTATCCAGTTGAAGCTGGACTTATTGCAAGTGAAGATAAACCAGGAAATAATATTACTGGAGTAAGTGATAGAACTCCTATTAAGCAACAACTTGAACTTATGAAAGAAATTTTACCTAATCTAAAAAAAGTTGGTCTTTTATATACTTCAAGTGAAGATAACTCTATAAAACAAATTGAAGAAGCTAAAAAATATGCTGCTGAATTAGGAATTGAAGTTAAATTAGCTTCAATAGCAAACACTAATGATATTCAACAAGTTACTGAAAGTTTAGCTAGTGAAGTTGATGCAATATTTGTTCCTATTGATAATACAATAGCAAGTGCTATGGCAACAGTAGTTAAAGTTACTGATAAATTTAAAATAGGTGTTTTCCCTTCTGCTGATACTATGGTTGCTGATGGTGGTGTTTTAGGTTTAGGAGTTGACCAATATCAAATTGGAGTTGAAACTGCAAAAGTTATTGTAGAAGTATTAAATGGTAAAAAGCCTGCTGACACTCCGATCGTTTTAGCTAATGAAGGAGTAATATATTTAAATGAAGAAAAGGCTAAAGAATTAGGAATTGAAATTCCAGAAAATATTAAAGCAAAAGCACAAATAGTAAAGTAA
- a CDS encoding ABC transporter permease, whose amino-acid sequence MDLVISAISQGLLWSLLSLGLFISFRILNIADMTTEGAYPLGAAVCVVLIQSGFSPFTATIIAMLVGSLAGLLTATFINICKIPSLLAGILTMTALLSINLRIMRRPNLSLLNKETIFDSFTKLNLPPYFDIILLGLIILFIVILVMFLFFNTELGQALIATGDNPKMAVSLGISTKKMTTIGLMLSNSMIALTGAILSQNNGYADVNSGLGVIVVALAAIIIGEVIFTDVNFLTRLVCIVFGSIIYRLLLVFVLKLNVIQANDFKMVSALLIAIFLSIPELKKLSLSKIGKGNK is encoded by the coding sequence ATGGATTTAGTTATTTCAGCAATTTCACAAGGATTGTTGTGGAGTTTATTATCATTAGGTTTATTTATTAGTTTTCGTATATTAAATATTGCAGACATGACAACAGAGGGAGCTTATCCATTAGGAGCTGCTGTTTGTGTTGTACTTATACAAAGTGGATTTTCTCCATTTACTGCAACTATAATTGCTATGCTTGTGGGTTCACTTGCTGGACTTTTAACAGCTACTTTTATAAATATTTGTAAAATACCAAGTTTACTTGCAGGTATTCTTACTATGACAGCATTACTTTCTATTAATCTTCGCATAATGAGAAGACCTAATTTAAGTTTACTTAATAAAGAAACTATCTTTGATAGCTTTACTAAATTAAATCTTCCACCTTACTTTGATATTATTTTACTAGGGTTAATAATTTTGTTTATTGTAATATTAGTTATGTTTTTATTTTTCAACACAGAATTAGGACAAGCTCTTATTGCAACTGGTGATAATCCTAAAATGGCAGTTTCATTAGGAATTTCTACTAAGAAAATGACTACAATTGGACTTATGTTATCAAATTCTATGATAGCCTTAACAGGAGCAATACTTTCTCAAAATAATGGATATGCTGATGTAAACAGTGGATTAGGAGTAATTGTTGTTGCACTTGCAGCTATTATAATAGGAGAAGTTATCTTTACAGATGTCAATTTTTTAACTCGTCTTGTTTGTATAGTATTTGGCTCTATTATTTATCGTTTACTTTTAGTCTTTGTATTAAAATTAAATGTAATTCAAGCCAATGATTTTAAAATGGTATCTGCACTACTAATTGCAATATTTTTGAGTATACCTGAACTTAAAAAGTTATCATTAAGTAAAATAGGAAAGGGGAATAAATAA
- a CDS encoding ABC transporter ATP-binding protein, protein MAFIELKNINKTFFPNTNREHYALKNINLVINKGDFITIIGGNGAGKSTLFNAISGVFPLDSGTIAIDEKDISSTKEFERAKYISRVFQNPLDNTAPRMTVAENMALAFNRGEKRTLKFSRNKENLILFENLLKNLNLGLEQKINTEMGVLSGGQRQAIALLMATMKAPQLILLDEHTAALDPKTQKKIMALSEEKIKEKNLTALMITHNLQDALTYGNRMLLLHQGEIVRDFSEEEKKKLSVTDLYKIMVELDEKDN, encoded by the coding sequence ATGGCATTTATTGAATTAAAAAATATAAATAAAACTTTTTTTCCTAATACAAACAGAGAACATTATGCTTTAAAGAATATAAATCTTGTAATTAATAAGGGGGATTTTATAACAATAATTGGTGGAAATGGAGCTGGAAAATCAACTTTATTTAATGCAATATCTGGAGTTTTTCCTTTGGATAGTGGAACAATTGCTATTGATGAGAAAGATATTTCTTCTACAAAGGAATTTGAAAGAGCTAAATATATAAGTCGTGTTTTTCAAAATCCTTTAGATAATACTGCTCCTCGTATGACAGTTGCTGAAAATATGGCGTTAGCTTTTAATCGTGGAGAGAAAAGAACATTAAAATTTAGTAGAAATAAAGAAAATCTTATCTTATTTGAAAATTTATTAAAAAATCTTAATCTAGGTTTAGAGCAAAAAATAAATACTGAAATGGGTGTATTATCTGGTGGACAAAGACAAGCTATTGCTTTACTTATGGCAACAATGAAAGCTCCACAACTAATTTTACTTGATGAGCATACTGCTGCACTTGACCCAAAAACTCAAAAAAAGATTATGGCTTTATCAGAAGAGAAAATAAAAGAAAAAAATCTTACTGCTCTTATGATAACTCATAATCTTCAAGATGCTTTAACTTACGGAAATAGAATGTTACTTTTACATCAAGGAGAAATTGTTAGAGATTTTTCAGAAGAAGAAAAGAAAAAATTATCTGTAACTGATTTATATAAAATTATGGTTGAGCTTGATGAAAAAGACAATTAA
- a CDS encoding YbaK/EbsC family protein: protein MSIEAVRKHLEKYGLDSKIREFKESTATVEEAAEVNSCEPARIAKSLSFIINDIPTIIVVAGDAKINNQKFKAKFKTKAKMIAGSDVENLIGHPVGGVCPFGIKDNVKVYLDESMKRFETMLPACGTPNSAIELTLEELEKASNYIEWIDVCQI, encoded by the coding sequence ATGTCAATAGAAGCTGTTAGAAAACATTTAGAAAAATATGGATTAGATAGTAAAATAAGAGAATTTAAAGAATCAACCGCAACAGTTGAAGAAGCAGCAGAAGTTAATTCTTGTGAACCAGCTAGAATAGCAAAATCTTTATCATTTATTATAAATGATATTCCAACTATTATAGTTGTTGCAGGAGATGCAAAGATTAATAATCAAAAGTTTAAGGCTAAATTTAAAACTAAAGCCAAGATGATAGCAGGTAGTGATGTTGAAAATCTAATAGGTCATCCAGTTGGAGGAGTTTGTCCTTTTGGTATCAAAGATAATGTGAAAGTCTATTTAGATGAATCAATGAAAAGATTTGAAACTATGCTTCCAGCTTGTGGAACTCCAAATAGTGCTATTGAACTTACTCTTGAAGAACTTGAAAAAGCTTCAAATTATATTGAATGGATAGATGTTTGTCAAATTTAA
- the ygiD gene encoding 4,5-DOPA dioxygenase extradiol: MKKMPVIFVGHGDPMIALKINEMTETLKKIGKDIIEKYGEPKAILCISAHWYTKDTFIQSTEIPNQVYDMFGFPNELYEVKYPVKGSKELTKDVEKILGNEVKINDDWGIDHGTWTVFVHMFPEAKIPVVQLSVNANLSANKAYKLGEKLAKLREKGYLIVGSGNIVHNLRKIEWDNPKGTQEADKFDRYILDNISKREDEKVIKYEEHEYSNYAVPTPDHFMPILYILGASQGEKPYIFNEMRELGSLSMTSYIFGL; this comes from the coding sequence ATGAAAAAAATGCCAGTAATTTTTGTAGGGCATGGAGATCCTATGATAGCTTTAAAAATAAATGAGATGACAGAAACTTTAAAAAAGATAGGAAAAGATATAATAGAAAAGTATGGAGAGCCAAAAGCAATTTTATGTATTTCTGCTCATTGGTACACAAAAGATACTTTTATTCAAAGTACTGAAATTCCTAATCAAGTATATGATATGTTTGGATTTCCTAATGAATTATATGAAGTGAAGTATCCTGTAAAAGGAAGTAAAGAATTAACAAAAGATGTTGAGAAAATATTAGGAAATGAAGTAAAAATAAATGATGATTGGGGAATAGATCATGGGACTTGGACTGTATTTGTTCATATGTTTCCTGAAGCAAAAATACCAGTAGTTCAACTATCTGTGAATGCAAATTTAAGTGCTAATAAAGCATATAAGTTAGGAGAAAAATTAGCTAAGTTAAGGGAAAAAGGTTATTTGATAGTAGGAAGTGGTAATATTGTGCATAATCTAAGAAAAATAGAGTGGGATAATCCAAAGGGAACACAAGAGGCTGATAAATTTGATAGATATATTTTGGATAATATAAGTAAAAGAGAAGATGAGAAAGTTATAAAGTATGAAGAACATGAATATTCAAATTATGCTGTTCCTACACCAGACCATTTTATGCCAATATTATATATTTTAGGGGCAAGTCAAGGAGAAAAACCTTATATATTTAATGAAATGAGAGAGTTAGGCTCATTATCAATGACAAGTTATATATTTGGATTATAA
- a CDS encoding ATP-binding protein, whose translation MLKKESELKNRSHYLEKLIEFKDTDFVKIITGIRRCGKSSLMKLMIKHLLENGIEKEQIVQINFESIEFKKMNVETLYSYVKNNLPKDKKAYLFFDEIQKIPEWQDAINSFRVDFECDIYITGSNAFLLSSEYATYLAGRSVEIKVFPLSFIEFIDFHGYKIIEKKNLVGTVTRKVENENGESYEIKELLEAYMTFGGMPSLTEVPLELDKALTILDGIYSSVVIRDILEREKQKGRRQVTDSSLLRKIIMFLADNIGNNTSINSISNILLSEKLIETKPAVQTVQSYVATLLEAYIFYEIKRFDIKGKEYLKTLGKYYIVDIGLRNYLLGFRNRDIGHSIENIVYFELLRRGYDVAIGKIGENEIDFIATNINTKIYIQVTENMASSNTREREIAPFYKIQDNFEKIVITNDESYLGIEDGIKIIRLVDFLLDENIL comes from the coding sequence ATGTTAAAAAAAGAAAGTGAACTAAAAAATCGTAGTCACTACTTAGAAAAACTTATAGAATTTAAAGATACTGATTTTGTTAAAATTATCACAGGTATTCGCCGTTGTGGAAAATCAAGTTTAATGAAATTAATGATAAAACACCTTTTAGAAAATGGAATTGAAAAAGAACAGATTGTACAAATAAATTTTGAGTCAATAGAATTCAAAAAAATGAATGTTGAAACTCTATATAGTTATGTAAAAAATAATTTACCAAAAGATAAAAAAGCTTATTTGTTTTTTGATGAAATACAAAAAATTCCAGAATGGCAAGATGCTATAAACTCATTTAGGGTAGATTTTGAATGTGATATTTATATAACAGGTTCCAATGCTTTTTTGCTATCAAGTGAATATGCAACTTACTTAGCAGGAAGAAGTGTTGAGATTAAAGTTTTTCCTTTATCTTTTATTGAATTTATAGATTTTCATGGATATAAAATTATTGAAAAGAAAAATTTGGTAGGTACTGTAACTAGAAAAGTTGAAAATGAAAATGGAGAAAGTTATGAAATAAAAGAACTTCTTGAAGCATATATGACCTTTGGTGGAATGCCAAGTCTTACAGAAGTTCCTTTAGAACTAGATAAGGCTTTAACTATTCTTGATGGAATTTATTCAAGTGTTGTAATAAGAGATATCTTAGAACGAGAAAAACAAAAGGGCAGAAGACAGGTAACAGATTCAAGTTTACTTAGAAAAATTATAATGTTTTTAGCAGATAACATTGGAAATAATACTTCTATTAATTCTATTTCTAATATTTTATTAAGTGAAAAATTAATTGAAACTAAACCTGCTGTTCAGACGGTGCAGTCCTATGTCGCTACTCTTCTTGAAGCATATATATTTTATGAAATAAAAAGATTTGATATTAAAGGAAAAGAGTATTTAAAAACACTAGGAAAATATTATATTGTAGATATTGGTTTAAGAAATTATTTATTAGGATTTAGAAATAGAGATATAGGACATAGTATTGAAAATATTGTATATTTTGAACTGTTACGTCGTGGATATGATGTGGCAATAGGAAAAATAGGAGAAAATGAAATAGATTTCATAGCTACAAATATAAATACTAAAATTTATATACAGGTAACTGAAAATATGGCTAGTTCAAATACAAGAGAAAGAGAGATAGCACCATTTTACAAAATTCAAGATAACTTTGAAAAAATAGTAATTACCAATGATGAAAGTTATCTAGGAATAGAAGATGGAATTAAAATCATAAGATTAGTAGATTTTCTACTTGATGAAAATATATTATAG